A stretch of Paenibacillus mucilaginosus 3016 DNA encodes these proteins:
- a CDS encoding ABC transporter ATP-binding protein yields MARIQINHLYKRYGKDKQAVVKDVHLDIQDKEFLVFVGPSGCGKSTTLRMIAGLEEISEGEIYIGDRLVNHLPPKDRDIAMVFQNYALYPNLTVYENIAFGLRLRKLPKHEIDLAVKKAARSLELEAYLYRRPKELSGGQRQRVALGRAIVRSPQVFLMDEPLSNLDAKLRVQMRTEIIKLHKTLGVTFVYVTHDQVEAMTMGDRIVVMKDGIIQQVDSPEVIYSYPANTFVASFIGSPQMNFIEGRVLEEVPGRLEFHTSRFQLELTGSAAKVLRAHKQVGRAVTLGIRPENIALEGLYSDGVITGEYRLSELMGADRFLHIDIGQDRMLVVRVHPHYRYEEGEKVRLAPEMSKLLFFDKETGTRFTE; encoded by the coding sequence ATGGCACGGATTCAGATCAATCATCTGTACAAGCGGTATGGCAAAGACAAGCAGGCGGTCGTAAAGGATGTTCACCTGGATATCCAGGACAAGGAATTTCTCGTCTTCGTGGGGCCATCGGGCTGCGGCAAGTCGACCACCCTGCGGATGATTGCGGGGCTTGAGGAGATCTCGGAGGGGGAAATTTATATCGGGGACCGGCTGGTGAACCACCTGCCGCCGAAGGACCGGGATATTGCGATGGTGTTCCAGAATTATGCGCTCTATCCGAACTTGACCGTCTACGAAAACATCGCTTTCGGGCTCCGGCTGCGCAAGCTGCCGAAGCATGAGATCGATCTCGCCGTGAAGAAAGCGGCCCGGTCACTGGAGCTCGAAGCCTACCTGTACCGCAGGCCCAAGGAGCTCTCGGGCGGGCAGCGGCAGCGCGTCGCGCTCGGCCGCGCCATCGTGCGCAGCCCTCAGGTGTTCCTGATGGATGAGCCGCTCTCGAACCTGGATGCGAAGCTCCGGGTACAGATGCGCACCGAGATCATCAAGCTGCACAAGACCCTAGGAGTCACCTTCGTCTACGTCACGCACGACCAGGTGGAGGCGATGACGATGGGTGACCGTATCGTCGTCATGAAGGACGGCATCATCCAACAGGTGGATTCACCGGAAGTGATCTACTCGTATCCGGCCAACACCTTCGTAGCGTCCTTCATCGGCTCGCCGCAGATGAATTTCATCGAGGGGCGGGTTCTAGAAGAGGTGCCGGGCCGGCTCGAGTTCCATACCTCCCGGTTCCAGCTCGAACTTACCGGATCGGCGGCGAAGGTCCTGCGGGCTCACAAGCAGGTAGGCCGTGCCGTTACCCTGGGCATCCGGCCGGAGAACATTGCGCTCGAAGGCCTTTACTCCGACGGGGTCATTACCGGGGAGTACCGCCTCAGCGAGCTGATGGGCGCCGACCGCTTCCTGCATATCGATATCGGACAGGACCGGATGCTGGTCGTCCGGGTTCACCCGCATTACCGGTACGAGGAAGGGGAGAAGGTGCGTCTCGCCCCGGAGATGTCCAAGCTGCTGTTCTTCGACAAGGAAACCGGAACCCGATTCACCGAATAA
- a CDS encoding DUF5696 domain-containing protein — translation MTIKKLKERLVKRLALQRSLLSLNTPAKGRTVLLLGLGLALGLSGCGLRPPDARPAAAPGGGLGNARAEGTAAPTVAAVRSTPAPKPGLPEEGRFQPAAESAGLKLWVDPLTAHFKVEQKAGGQVWRSYPNPAAWPAETIGGTWKNNLLSPIMAEYIDAANSKSQAKLISWLEDKGALEGFQLTKDGFQAAFRFTGTGFRIPVEVKLGADYVETTIRDEGIEEGELSLLNLKLYPLFGAEPSAGQDGYLLIPDGSGALIRFKPNLTGDKSVYRENVYGPDDAFFTENLARDPVRLPVFGLKSGQQGFVGVLTSGEEYAKVFAAPSGALGSSNWITPEWQYRIKFFQGTSRRGNTGFFTYSKERFTATARTARYYFLEAGHSDYADMAARYRRHLTEEQGLKKLVPKSSHVPFYADLIGADSKKGLLSDQYLKGTTTDEALQLVRDLRSKGLDNLIIHYTGWQEGGYSSSGGLLPVDSRLGGNEGMKRFITEARSLDVPVFLTADYTINNNGKDGFWPVFHGRRNLAGTVIEWENRENYERTTQVSPKFYAKLAEEDLPEYRELGASGLLFVNGIGQVLGSDFNSGYPATRGDVLQIHKDLLSRTRGELGAVAAENTNAYALGQVQHIHRLTDRHSFDLFVDEPVPFIQIALHGLVTYTADWANQRTDYRADYLRSVEYGAYPAYVFTGSPSEALKGAYSQNRFSTDYRVWIGQAAEEYSRINEALGGVQDRFITAHRTLAPGVKKTVYEGGHTVIVNYNETPYTDGSLQVPPRDFIVTKGGEAG, via the coding sequence GTGACGATCAAGAAGCTTAAGGAGCGGCTCGTCAAAAGGCTGGCTCTGCAGCGAAGCCTGCTCAGCCTGAATACACCCGCCAAGGGCCGGACGGTCCTGCTGCTCGGGCTCGGGCTGGCGCTCGGCCTGTCCGGCTGCGGTCTCCGGCCGCCGGATGCTCGCCCGGCGGCAGCGCCCGGGGGCGGACTGGGGAACGCGAGGGCAGAAGGGACGGCAGCCCCAACCGTCGCAGCCGTCCGCAGCACGCCTGCGCCGAAGCCCGGTCTGCCCGAGGAAGGCCGGTTTCAGCCGGCCGCCGAATCCGCAGGGCTGAAGCTGTGGGTCGACCCGCTCACCGCCCACTTCAAGGTGGAGCAGAAGGCCGGCGGGCAGGTGTGGCGCTCGTACCCGAACCCCGCTGCCTGGCCGGCCGAGACGATCGGAGGGACCTGGAAGAACAACCTCCTGTCCCCGATCATGGCGGAGTATATCGATGCGGCGAACTCCAAATCCCAGGCCAAGCTGATCTCCTGGCTCGAGGACAAGGGAGCACTGGAAGGCTTCCAGCTGACGAAGGACGGCTTCCAGGCGGCCTTCCGCTTCACGGGAACCGGCTTCCGCATTCCGGTCGAGGTGAAGCTAGGGGCCGACTATGTCGAGACGACGATCCGGGATGAAGGGATCGAAGAGGGCGAGCTCAGCCTGCTGAACCTGAAGCTGTACCCTCTGTTCGGTGCGGAGCCCTCGGCAGGGCAGGACGGCTACCTGCTCATCCCGGACGGCTCCGGTGCACTGATCCGGTTCAAACCGAACCTGACGGGCGACAAGTCCGTCTACCGGGAGAACGTCTATGGCCCGGACGATGCGTTCTTCACCGAAAATCTGGCGAGAGATCCTGTGCGCCTGCCGGTGTTCGGGCTGAAGTCCGGGCAGCAGGGTTTCGTCGGCGTGCTGACGTCGGGGGAGGAATATGCGAAGGTCTTCGCCGCTCCTTCCGGCGCACTCGGCAGCTCGAACTGGATAACCCCCGAGTGGCAGTACCGGATCAAATTTTTCCAGGGCACGAGCCGGCGGGGGAACACGGGATTTTTCACGTACAGCAAGGAACGCTTCACAGCGACCGCCCGCACGGCCAGGTATTACTTCCTGGAGGCCGGACACAGCGATTACGCGGACATGGCTGCGAGGTACCGCAGGCATCTGACCGAGGAGCAGGGGCTGAAGAAGCTGGTTCCGAAGAGCAGCCATGTACCGTTCTATGCCGATCTGATCGGGGCGGACAGCAAGAAAGGACTGCTGTCGGACCAATATCTGAAGGGGACGACAACCGATGAAGCGCTGCAGCTTGTACGCGACCTGCGGAGCAAAGGGCTGGATAATCTGATCATCCACTACACAGGCTGGCAGGAAGGCGGGTACAGCTCCTCCGGCGGACTGCTGCCCGTGGACTCCCGGCTGGGGGGCAATGAGGGCATGAAGCGGTTCATCACGGAAGCCCGCTCCCTGGATGTGCCGGTGTTTCTGACTGCGGATTATACGATCAACAACAACGGCAAGGACGGCTTCTGGCCGGTCTTCCACGGACGCCGCAATCTGGCGGGGACCGTCATCGAGTGGGAGAACCGGGAGAATTACGAGAGGACCACACAGGTGTCTCCGAAGTTCTATGCCAAGCTGGCGGAAGAGGATCTGCCGGAGTACCGGGAGCTTGGCGCCTCGGGCCTCTTATTCGTGAACGGCATCGGTCAGGTGCTGGGCAGCGATTTTAACAGCGGCTATCCGGCGACCCGGGGGGATGTGCTGCAGATTCACAAGGATCTTCTGAGCAGAACGCGCGGAGAACTCGGTGCGGTGGCGGCTGAGAATACCAATGCATACGCGCTTGGACAAGTGCAGCATATTCACCGGCTGACCGACCGCCATTCCTTCGACCTGTTCGTCGATGAGCCGGTGCCGTTCATCCAGATTGCGCTGCACGGCCTCGTCACCTACACGGCGGACTGGGCCAACCAGCGGACGGATTACCGGGCGGATTATCTTCGCAGCGTGGAATACGGCGCCTACCCGGCCTATGTCTTCACGGGCTCGCCCTCCGAGGCGCTCAAGGGAGCGTACTCGCAGAACCGCTTCAGCACCGATTACCGCGTTTGGATCGGGCAGGCGGCCGAAGAATACAGCAGGATCAACGAGGCGCTGGGAGGGGTTCAGGACCGGTTCATCACAGCGCACCGTACGCTGGCTCCGGGCGTCAAGAAGACGGTCTATGAAGGGGGCCATACGGTGATCGTCAATTACAATGAGACGCCCTATACGGACGGAAGCTTACAGGTGCCTCCAAGAGACTTTATCGTCACGAAAGGAGGGGAGGCGGGATGA
- a CDS encoding ABC transporter substrate-binding protein, whose amino-acid sequence MDDIPYYTDQISSMKEKISGFTETLLQQPLQLDELYLAPVDREFPDMVASWLSSAFGTAQNFIYSFDARNSLKNMDDRVLNVWVQRGRDYVDQLQQLSDELFTPETGIKVKVNLLPNAQLLVMSNAAGVQPDVALGLTQDLPVDYAIRGSVHDLSRYPDFKEIQQKFSPGSWLPLHYNGGYYALPETQSFQVLYYRKDILKGLGLPVPQTWDDVYALLPVLQQNALNFYMNPKDFTPFFYQNGTDLYRPDGMKTALDTPEGFRAFKMWTDLFNTYALEKEVPSFYQHFRRGTMPIGVSDYNLYVQLAAAAPELNGRWGIAEIPGVKQADGSIVRWAGGGQRTSVIFERSNKKDQAWAFLKWWVSDEVQERYGNDIEAVNGVAFRWNTSNVNAFAKLPWKREDAEVILDQWRWYKDIPNLPGGYFLEREIHNAWLRSVVDGLNYRTSLETAVLDIDRELRRKQLEFGFVDASGRVVRTLDVPAVKEPWKGVDPYAE is encoded by the coding sequence GTGGACGACATTCCGTATTACACCGACCAGATTTCTTCCATGAAAGAAAAAATCAGCGGATTCACGGAGACGCTTCTGCAGCAGCCTCTGCAGCTCGATGAGCTGTACCTGGCGCCTGTGGACCGCGAGTTCCCGGATATGGTGGCTTCCTGGCTGAGCTCGGCCTTCGGCACGGCCCAAAATTTCATCTACTCGTTCGACGCCCGCAATTCGCTCAAGAACATGGACGACCGGGTGCTGAACGTCTGGGTGCAGCGGGGGAGAGATTACGTCGACCAGCTCCAGCAGCTCTCCGACGAACTGTTCACCCCCGAGACGGGCATCAAGGTGAAGGTGAATCTGCTGCCGAACGCCCAGCTGCTCGTCATGTCGAATGCGGCCGGCGTGCAGCCGGACGTGGCGCTCGGCCTGACGCAGGACCTGCCGGTGGATTACGCGATCCGGGGCAGCGTTCATGACCTCTCGCGCTACCCCGACTTCAAGGAGATTCAGCAGAAGTTCTCCCCCGGATCCTGGCTGCCGCTTCACTACAACGGTGGCTACTATGCACTGCCCGAGACCCAGTCCTTCCAGGTACTGTATTACCGCAAGGATATTCTGAAGGGACTCGGTCTTCCGGTCCCGCAGACGTGGGATGATGTGTACGCCCTGCTTCCGGTGCTGCAGCAGAACGCGCTGAACTTCTATATGAATCCGAAGGATTTCACCCCGTTCTTCTACCAGAACGGCACGGACCTGTACCGCCCGGACGGGATGAAGACGGCGCTGGATACCCCGGAGGGCTTCCGTGCCTTCAAGATGTGGACGGATCTATTCAACACTTATGCGCTGGAGAAGGAAGTCCCGAGCTTCTACCAGCACTTCCGCCGGGGGACGATGCCGATCGGCGTATCCGACTACAACCTGTACGTCCAGCTTGCAGCCGCAGCGCCCGAGCTGAACGGCCGGTGGGGCATCGCGGAGATCCCGGGCGTGAAGCAGGCTGACGGCTCCATCGTCCGGTGGGCGGGGGGCGGACAGCGGACCTCGGTGATTTTTGAGAGATCCAATAAGAAAGACCAGGCCTGGGCATTCCTCAAATGGTGGGTGTCCGACGAAGTGCAGGAGCGGTACGGCAACGATATCGAAGCGGTGAACGGCGTCGCTTTCCGCTGGAACACCTCCAACGTGAACGCATTCGCCAAGCTGCCGTGGAAGCGGGAGGATGCCGAGGTGATCCTGGACCAGTGGCGCTGGTACAAGGACATCCCGAACCTTCCGGGCGGATACTTTCTGGAGCGTGAGATCCATAACGCCTGGCTGCGGTCCGTCGTCGACGGCCTGAACTACCGGACTTCTCTGGAGACCGCGGTGCTGGATATCGACCGGGAGCTGCGGCGCAAGCAGCTGGAATTTGGATTCGTTGACGCCAGCGGCAGGGTCGTCCGCACGCTGGATGTGCCGGCCGTCAAAGAGCCATGGAAAGGAGTCGATCCCTATGCTGAATAA
- a CDS encoding (Fe-S)-binding protein produces MGNANGGAQPIEKKPDSKLTGPLARALHQKLDYNQLTNCMRCGFCLPACPTFRETGVEPESPRGRIALMKAVADGIMDPDQAFQEQMNHCLGCRACEPVCPADVKYGQLMEQARDAIEDHAKHSVPVTGIRRLFFQGVLPHRGRLRWLGRSLSFYQKSGLRRLVRGTGLLRLSPPQLREMEQILPEATAQGVIERLGTVYPAKGEALARVALFRGCIMDVLFADTNVHTVKLLSEAGFEVVIPREQVCCGALHAHSGELEPARDLARTNLRAFKEAGMEYIVSNAGGCGAHLAEYDHLLHEDPEYRELAAWFASRVIDVSRLFLEHGRIPAFAEQESGSDSGAGPLTVTYQDSCHLRNVMKSSNAPRQLVRQVANVRFVEMQEADRCCGSAGIYNVTQPQMAGQLLEHKMEHAGRTGARVMLTSNPGCLLQMKLGVRKHGAGQEMDVKHIVDFLFERMVERQE; encoded by the coding sequence GTGGGTAATGCGAATGGCGGAGCACAGCCAATTGAGAAGAAACCGGACTCCAAGCTCACCGGCCCGTTGGCCAGAGCGCTGCACCAAAAGCTCGATTATAATCAGCTCACCAATTGTATGCGCTGCGGATTCTGCCTTCCTGCTTGTCCTACGTTCAGGGAAACCGGTGTGGAGCCCGAATCGCCGCGCGGACGTATTGCGCTCATGAAAGCGGTTGCGGACGGAATCATGGATCCGGATCAGGCGTTCCAGGAGCAAATGAACCACTGCCTGGGCTGCCGGGCCTGCGAGCCGGTGTGTCCTGCGGATGTCAAGTACGGCCAATTGATGGAGCAGGCGCGCGACGCCATAGAAGATCACGCCAAGCACAGCGTTCCCGTAACCGGAATCCGCAGGCTGTTCTTCCAAGGAGTTCTTCCGCATAGGGGACGGCTCAGATGGCTCGGGAGATCCCTGTCCTTCTACCAAAAGTCCGGACTGAGGAGACTGGTCCGAGGCACCGGCCTCCTCAGGCTGTCTCCGCCGCAGCTGCGCGAGATGGAGCAGATTCTGCCTGAGGCGACCGCTCAAGGCGTGATCGAGCGGCTCGGCACGGTTTATCCTGCCAAAGGGGAAGCGCTGGCCCGCGTCGCCTTGTTCCGCGGCTGTATCATGGACGTGCTATTCGCGGATACGAACGTCCATACGGTGAAGCTGTTGTCGGAAGCCGGCTTTGAAGTTGTGATCCCCCGCGAGCAGGTATGCTGCGGAGCGCTTCATGCCCACAGCGGCGAGCTGGAGCCTGCGCGAGACTTGGCCCGTACGAACCTCAGAGCGTTCAAAGAAGCCGGAATGGAGTATATCGTATCCAACGCGGGCGGGTGCGGCGCTCATCTGGCGGAATACGATCACCTGCTGCACGAAGACCCGGAGTACCGCGAGCTTGCCGCTTGGTTCGCTTCCCGCGTGATCGATGTGAGCAGGCTGTTTCTCGAACATGGAAGAATACCGGCTTTTGCGGAACAGGAATCGGGATCGGATTCGGGCGCCGGGCCGCTGACGGTTACATACCAGGATTCCTGCCATCTGCGCAACGTGATGAAGAGCTCGAACGCTCCGAGACAGCTGGTCCGGCAGGTAGCCAACGTCCGTTTCGTCGAGATGCAAGAAGCGGACCGCTGCTGCGGGTCTGCGGGCATCTATAACGTGACCCAGCCCCAGATGGCCGGCCAGCTGCTGGAGCACAAGATGGAGCATGCGGGCCGTACCGGAGCCCGCGTAATGCTGACAAGCAACCCGGGCTGTCTGCTTCAGATGAAGCTGGGGGTCCGGAAGCATGGGGCAGGCCAAGAGATGGACGTGAAGCACATCGTGGATTTTCTGTTCGAACGGATGGTGGAGCGTCAGGAGTAG
- a CDS encoding carbohydrate ABC transporter permease, producing MLNKAGSVAVKAPSGRVGLKKQARRMRAKGLFGRIWQYRLSYLFIAPFMLCFIAFILIPVIAAIGLSFTYFNAIEAPRFIGWQNFQYLLSQDLLFLKHALPNTFVFALIVGPGGYAAAFLLAWLITQLPEKSRRWYALAMYTPSLTAGIAMSIVWLPMLSGDRIGYLNSLLLQLGLIEVPKLWVTDKDYLMNSMIVVTLWSSMGVGFLAMLAGLLGVNKELYEAGKLDGICSRLQEIWHITIPSMKPQMLFGAVMAIVATFKAGAIGVELSGVNPTPEYAGHLIINHIEDYGFIRFEMGYAAAISVFLLILMYASNKLSWSLFGSKEGE from the coding sequence ATGCTGAATAAAGCGGGAAGCGTGGCCGTCAAGGCGCCTTCCGGCCGGGTCGGGCTGAAGAAGCAGGCCCGGCGGATGCGGGCCAAAGGACTCTTCGGCCGCATCTGGCAATACCGCCTCTCGTACTTGTTCATCGCCCCGTTCATGCTGTGCTTTATCGCGTTCATCCTGATTCCCGTGATCGCCGCAATCGGGCTGAGCTTCACCTACTTCAACGCCATCGAGGCTCCGCGCTTCATCGGCTGGCAGAACTTCCAGTACCTGCTGTCGCAGGATCTGCTGTTCCTGAAGCACGCGCTGCCGAATACCTTCGTCTTCGCGCTGATCGTGGGACCCGGCGGGTATGCGGCGGCCTTCCTTTTGGCCTGGCTGATTACCCAGCTGCCGGAGAAGTCGCGGCGCTGGTATGCGCTGGCTATGTACACCCCGTCGCTGACGGCCGGCATCGCGATGTCCATCGTCTGGCTGCCGATGCTGAGCGGAGACCGCATCGGCTACCTGAACTCGCTGCTGCTGCAGCTCGGGCTCATCGAGGTGCCAAAGCTGTGGGTCACCGATAAAGACTATCTCATGAATTCGATGATTGTCGTCACGCTGTGGTCTTCGATGGGTGTAGGCTTCCTTGCCATGCTGGCCGGTCTGCTGGGTGTGAACAAAGAGCTTTATGAAGCAGGCAAGCTGGACGGGATCTGCAGCCGGCTGCAGGAGATCTGGCATATTACGATTCCGTCAATGAAGCCTCAGATGCTGTTCGGGGCCGTCATGGCCATCGTGGCCACCTTCAAGGCGGGTGCGATCGGGGTCGAGCTCTCCGGGGTTAACCCGACACCCGAGTATGCCGGGCATCTCATCATCAACCACATTGAAGACTACGGCTTCATCCGGTTCGAGATGGGCTATGCCGCAGCGATCTCGGTATTTCTTCTGATCCTCATGTACGCCTCGAACAAGCTCAGCTGGAGTTTGTTTGGCTCGAAGGAGGGGGAGTGA
- a CDS encoding carbohydrate ABC transporter permease yields MTAFVSKALGPIGRLGRKRRRSRLNRMDGFQWVLTILLTLLAVFMLMPIVYIFNHALKPYHELFIYPPNLLVREATLQNFSELFLVAANSTVPISRYLFNSVIITGAAVVLVTVVSALCAYPISKHKFPGHELVFAAILLTLMFAPEVVQIPRYLVVSYLGLMNTYPGHILPLLAMPVGVFLLKQFIDQIPNDLLEAARIDGAGEFTVFLRVVIPVCMPAVATVAILTFQSSWGNIETSSLFMQDDEMKNFPFFLSTLTSNQANLVARQGAAAAAALILFVPSLIIFLLLQGKVIATMAHSGIK; encoded by the coding sequence ATGACCGCGTTCGTCTCGAAAGCATTGGGGCCTATCGGCCGGCTTGGCCGCAAACGCAGACGCAGCCGCCTGAATCGGATGGACGGCTTCCAGTGGGTGCTCACCATCCTGCTGACTTTACTTGCGGTGTTCATGCTGATGCCGATCGTGTACATTTTCAACCATGCCCTGAAGCCGTATCATGAGCTGTTCATCTATCCACCGAATCTGCTGGTGCGCGAGGCCACGCTGCAGAATTTCTCGGAGCTGTTCCTGGTGGCGGCGAATTCCACGGTGCCGATCTCGCGCTATCTGTTCAACAGCGTGATCATTACCGGGGCGGCCGTCGTGCTCGTGACGGTGGTCAGCGCCCTCTGCGCTTACCCGATCTCGAAGCACAAGTTCCCCGGACACGAGCTGGTCTTCGCCGCCATCCTGCTGACGCTCATGTTCGCCCCGGAGGTAGTGCAGATCCCGAGATACCTGGTCGTCAGCTACCTGGGCCTCATGAATACGTATCCCGGCCATATTCTCCCGCTGCTTGCCATGCCTGTCGGGGTGTTCCTGCTCAAGCAGTTCATCGACCAGATCCCGAACGATCTGCTCGAAGCGGCACGGATCGATGGCGCGGGCGAGTTCACCGTATTCCTGCGGGTCGTGATCCCGGTGTGCATGCCCGCCGTGGCCACCGTCGCCATTCTGACCTTCCAGAGCTCGTGGGGGAACATCGAGACCTCGTCCCTGTTCATGCAGGACGACGAGATGAAGAATTTTCCGTTCTTCCTCTCGACCCTGACGAGCAACCAGGCGAACCTCGTCGCCCGGCAGGGGGCGGCGGCGGCAGCCGCGCTCATCCTGTTCGTGCCGAGCCTGATCATCTTCCTGCTGCTGCAGGGCAAGGTGATCGCCACGATGGCCCATTCGGGCATCAAGTAG
- a CDS encoding YIP1 family protein, with amino-acid sequence MRPHPARRILLTVLAVLLAAVLVQPGRTSAYTPYNTNYKDAYGQLIWTQSAYNPGGALGRDLFIPDPKKPGALVYSPLKGPQDVFIDGKDQIYIADTGNNRIVHLDPDGKFVRMLEVKESPLKGPQGLFVDRNGDIYVADTGNKRVVRLDAEGKLIREFARPESKFLPASFKYDPVKLVVDKRGFLYITSLGGYQGLLQLDPGGRFQGFFGSNKTPFSLIDAFKRFVYTREMYQREISKLPGSIASSSMDHDGLIYTVSKEVETGQIKKLNIAGLDMLTQKTEFSDEKIALTYGETPFREWGEDTPVQLNDLTVDRDGNMTAIDTKKRVVSQYDGSGSLLFFWWADAEVSAEKLGVIQSPTAIASSSKNDLYILDGENNLLQKFELSEFGRLVHQANRLTQDGRYAESEVLWAEVYRLNAFYTPAILGLAKAAYGRGDYERAQTLFKAAGQGQGYSDSFWQNRLLWFQQRFGLLMNVLLFGGLAFYALNRLTKNASRRRPQATGPAGGTRLPGQLRHAFYILKHPLDGFAALRYENKGSFLSAFILFVLALASYCVMEGGISFLYNPDVLLDLGLGTAIVQFLVIWLGWIIANYLISAIYRGEGRFRDVVYGSAYALFPFVLIGVPLTLLSQVMTLNEGAVYRFFYFGLFVWVGLLLFWKVQSLQNYSVGETSLNVSLSVFTMCVCGMLLFITFGLTKELYDFFYSVFQEVTVR; translated from the coding sequence TTGCGCCCGCATCCTGCTAGACGTATCCTGCTCACGGTGCTGGCCGTACTGCTGGCGGCTGTGCTCGTGCAGCCCGGCCGTACCTCTGCCTATACGCCATATAACACCAATTACAAAGACGCCTACGGGCAGCTGATCTGGACCCAATCCGCTTACAATCCGGGCGGGGCCCTGGGAAGGGATCTGTTCATCCCTGATCCCAAGAAGCCGGGGGCGCTCGTATACTCCCCGCTGAAGGGACCCCAGGACGTGTTCATCGACGGGAAGGATCAGATCTACATCGCCGATACAGGCAATAACCGCATTGTCCATCTGGATCCGGACGGGAAGTTCGTGCGGATGCTGGAAGTCAAAGAGAGTCCTCTCAAAGGGCCGCAGGGGCTCTTCGTGGACAGGAACGGGGACATCTACGTCGCGGACACGGGCAACAAGCGCGTAGTCCGGCTGGATGCCGAAGGGAAGCTGATCCGGGAATTCGCGCGCCCCGAGTCCAAGTTCCTGCCGGCTTCGTTCAAGTACGATCCCGTGAAGCTCGTCGTCGATAAGAGGGGCTTCCTGTACATTACCTCCCTCGGGGGCTACCAGGGACTGCTGCAGCTCGATCCCGGAGGAAGATTCCAAGGCTTCTTCGGATCAAACAAGACGCCGTTCTCGCTGATCGACGCGTTCAAGCGCTTCGTCTACACCCGCGAGATGTATCAGCGCGAGATCAGCAAGCTGCCGGGCTCGATCGCATCAAGCTCCATGGATCACGACGGATTGATCTATACGGTATCGAAGGAGGTGGAGACCGGCCAGATCAAGAAGCTGAACATCGCGGGGCTCGATATGCTCACCCAAAAAACAGAGTTCTCCGATGAGAAAATTGCACTCACCTATGGTGAAACCCCGTTCCGGGAGTGGGGAGAGGACACTCCTGTCCAGCTGAACGACTTGACGGTGGACCGTGACGGCAATATGACGGCGATCGATACCAAAAAGCGCGTGGTTTCCCAGTATGACGGCAGCGGCAGTCTGCTCTTCTTCTGGTGGGCGGATGCGGAGGTATCGGCGGAGAAGCTCGGCGTGATTCAGTCCCCGACGGCGATCGCCAGCTCGTCGAAGAACGACCTGTACATCCTTGACGGGGAGAACAATCTCCTGCAGAAGTTCGAGCTGTCGGAATTCGGCCGGCTCGTCCACCAGGCCAACCGTCTGACGCAGGACGGCCGGTATGCCGAGAGCGAAGTACTTTGGGCCGAGGTCTACCGGCTCAATGCGTTCTATACGCCCGCGATCCTGGGCCTTGCGAAGGCCGCTTACGGCAGGGGGGATTACGAACGCGCGCAGACGCTCTTCAAGGCGGCCGGCCAGGGACAGGGCTACTCGGATTCCTTCTGGCAGAACCGGCTGCTCTGGTTCCAGCAGCGCTTCGGGCTGCTGATGAACGTGCTCCTCTTCGGCGGTCTGGCGTTCTATGCTCTGAACAGGCTGACCAAGAATGCTTCCAGGCGCAGGCCCCAAGCCACCGGACCGGCGGGCGGCACCAGACTCCCCGGGCAGCTGCGGCATGCCTTCTATATTCTGAAGCATCCGCTCGACGGCTTCGCCGCCTTACGCTATGAGAACAAAGGGAGCTTCCTCAGCGCCTTCATTCTCTTCGTACTCGCCCTGGCGTCCTACTGCGTCATGGAAGGGGGGATCTCCTTCCTGTACAATCCGGACGTCCTTCTGGATCTGGGCCTTGGGACAGCCATCGTGCAGTTCCTCGTGATCTGGCTCGGCTGGATCATCGCCAATTATCTTATCTCGGCCATCTACCGCGGGGAAGGCCGGTTCCGCGATGTCGTCTATGGCAGCGCGTACGCCCTGTTCCCGTTCGTGCTCATCGGTGTGCCGCTCACGCTCCTCTCGCAGGTCATGACGCTGAACGAGGGAGCAGTGTACCGGTTCTTCTACTTCGGCCTGTTCGTCTGGGTCGGTCTGCTGCTCTTCTGGAAGGTACAGAGCCTGCAGAATTACAGTGTGGGCGAGACCTCCTTGAACGTATCGCTGTCCGTCTTTACGATGTGCGTCTGCGGCATGCTGCTCTTTATTACGTTCGGGCTCACGAAGGAGCTCTACGATTTCTTCTATTCCGTATTCCAGGAGGTGACCGTCCGGTGA